CCGGTTCCAGTCCGCGAACGTCCTGAGCCAGACCGGCACGCTGAACAGTACGACGTACGCGCGGTTGATGGCCTCGACCGCGAAACGCTGCGACGTCCGCCCGGTGCCGGGCCGCTCGGGGACCGGGCGCCGGATCGTGATCAGCCAGACGCAGAACTGGGTGTGGTTGATCGATGCCCGTGGAAAGGTGGTCCGGCAGGGCGGGATCATCGACAACCCGACGTACCTGAAGGCCGGCACGTACACGAGCGGCTCGAAGTGCGGGCGGGCGGCGCGGGTACTGCGCAACACCGACGGCGGACGGCTCTACCTGAACCATTTCGTCCGGTTCGCACCCTGCGGCGTCGGGTTCCACCAGATCCCGACGTACAAGTCGAACGGGCAGCAGATCCACGCCGACTGGCTGCTCGGGACGAACTACCGGGCCTCGCACGGCTGCATCCGGGTCTCGGCCTCGATGTCGGTCGCGATCTGGTCCTTCGCGGCCGACGCCACGCGTGTGGTCGTCATGCGCTGACGCCGGAGGACTAGCATGCCCACCGGGTAGTTCCGTCAACCGGGGAAGGCACGCTGAGATGGCCGAGAAAGCCGACGTCGTCGAGACCGTCAAGCAGGGGTACGCGTTCGAGGGGGCGGCGCTCGAGCTGGGCGCGCTGCTGGTCGACGGCGAGCCGAAACCGGAGGCGGCGGTCCGGATCCCGCTGGGGATGATGAACCGGCACGGCCTGGTCGCGGGTGCCACCGGTACCGGTAAGACGAAGACGCTGCAGCTGATGGCCGAGCAGCTGTCCGCGGCCGGTGTCGCGGTGTTCGCCGCCGATATCAAGGGCGACCTGTCCGGCGTCTCGCAGCCGGGTGAGGGCAACGACAAGCTGCTGGCCCGGACCAAGTCGATCGGCCAGGAGTGGGTCGGGACCGGGTTCCCGACCGAGTTCTACGCGCTCGGCGGGCAGGGTGCCGGGGTCCCGATCCGCGCCACGATCACGTCGTTCGGCCCCGTGCTGCTGTCCAAGGTGCTGGGGCTCAACGACGTCCAGGAGTCGTCGCTCGGGCTGATCTTCCACTACGCCGACAAGGCCGGGCTGACGCTGCTCGACCTCAAGGACCTCCGCGCCGTCATCACGCATCTCACGTCCGACGAGGGCAAGGGCGATCTGAAGGACCTGGGCGGCCTGTCCGCGGCGACCGCGGGCGTGATCCTGCGGTCCCTGATCGGGTTCGCGGACCAGGGCGCCGAGGCGTTCTTCGGTGAGCCGGAGTTCGACACCGCGGACCTGCTGCAGCAGCGCGACGGCAAGGGCGTCATCTCGCTGCTCGAGCTGCCGAACCTGCAGGACCGGCCGGCCCTGTTCTCGACGTTCCTGATGTGGCTGCTCGCCGACCTGTTCCACGACCTGCCCGAGGTCGGCGACGTGGACAAGCCGAAGCTGGTGTTCTTCTTCGACGAGGCGCACCTGCTGTTCAACGACGCCTCGAAGGCGTTCCTGGACTCGATCGCGCAGACCGTCCGGCTGATCCGGTCGAAGGGCGTCGGCGTGTTCTTCGTGACCCAGACGCCGAAGGACGTGCCGGACGACGTCCTGGCGCAGCTCGGTTCGCGGGTGCAGCACCAGCTGCGGGCGCACACGCCGAACGACGCGAAGGCGCTGAAGGCGACGGTGTCGACGTTCCCGAGCTCGTCGTACGACCTGGGTGAGGTGCTGACCCAGCTCGGGATCGGCGAGGCGATCGTGACCGTGATGAACGAGAAGGGCGCGCCGACCCCGGTCGCGTGGACCCGGCTCCGGGCGCCGCAGTCGCTGATGGCGCCGGCGTCCGCGGAGCAGCTGACCGCGACGGTGCAGGCCTCGGCGAACAACGCGAAGTACTCGCAGACGCTCGACCGCGAGTCGGCGTACGAGGTGCTCGCGGCGAAGGTGCAGGCCGGTGCCGCGCAGGCCGAGGCCGAGAAGCAGCAGCAGGAGCAGGCCAAGCCGCAGGAGGAGCCGCGGCCGCGGGCGCAGAAGCAGGAGAAGTCGATGGTCGAGCAGGTCGTCGGGTCGTCCGCCTTCAAGCAGTTCGCCCGTACGGCCGGCCGGGAGATCGTCCGCGGCCTGTTCGGCGCAGCCCGCCGGCGGCGCTGAATTTCGGACGAACGCGTTCAGGTTTTCCCTTGTCCGCAAGGGGAAACCTGCGTTTGATTGTTGATCAAACGGATGAATTTCGAAGTATCGGCGATCGTTCTCAAGTCGTCATCCACAGCCGCGCCGTCACCGATTGGGACCTGACGCCCACACGCCGTACCGTGTGAAGTGATGGTTGCACAGAGTAGGCGAGCGATACGTTCCTGGGCGCTCTGGACCCTGACGGTCCCGGCGTTCGCCGTCGTCGTGCTCGTCGACCTGGCCGCGATCGGGTACGGCGCGCACGCGTTCACCGACCGCCCGAGCTGGCGCGGGCTGGACGTCGTGTTCGCGCTGACCGTGTCCGCGCTGATCTCCGTCGAGGGCGCCCGCCGGGTCGAGAGCCGGCGGCGGCGCGGCGGTGCGTTGCACAAGGACTTCGCCCCGGCCTGGATGATCGCCGCGGCGCTCATCCTGCATCCGGCGCTGGCGATCCTGGTCGCGGTGCTGCTGCGGATCTGGTGGCGGATCCGGGCCGGCAAGTGCATCCCGTACCGCTGGGCCTTCTCGACCGCCGTCCACGTCCTCGCGGTCGGTGCCGCGCACGCGGTCTTCGTCTCCGCGCGTGGCCTGACCGGCGACAGCGGTCTCGGCCTGGTCGTCGCGATGGTCTGCGGCGCGGTCGCGTACGTCGTGACCGACACGCTGCTCTGCGGGCTCGCGATCTCGCTGATCATCCCGGGCAGCAACCGCCGCGAGACGGTCGGCGGCCTGGACGACCTGTGTACCGACGCGACCGCCGCCACCTTCGGCTGCCTGCTCGCGGCGGCCTGCCTGATCGGCCCGTGGTTCGCGTTCGTCGCGATCCCGATCACGCTGACCGCGCAGCGCGCGCTGCTCCTCGGCCAGCTGGAGACCGAGGCCCAGACCGACCCGAAGACCAGCCTGACCCGGGTCGACTGGTGGCGCCGCCGGACCGAGCAGATGCTGCGCACCTCGCGGAACCAGCACGAGACGATGGCGGTGCTGCTGATCGACATCGACCACTTCAAGCTGGTCAACGACCGGCACGGGCACCTGGTCGGCGACGAGGCGCTGCGCGCGGTCGCGACGATCCTGCGCAGCGCGATCCGGGCGAAGGACGTGATCGGCCGGTTCGGCGGCGAGGAGTTCGTGATCGCGCTCCCGGACACCGGCCTCGACGAGGCGACGGTGACCGCGGACCGGCTCCGCAACGCGGTCGCCAACAGCCCGCTGGCCGCGATGTGCGCCGGCGTACTCGACGACCCTGATCTCGACCCGGACACCTTCCACCTGACGGTCAGCATCGGCGTCGCGGTGTACCCGACCGACGGGGCGACCGTCGACGACCTGCTGCTCCGCGCCGACCGCGCGATGTACGCCGCGAAGGCCGCCGGCCGGAACCGGGTCCGCCTGGCCGCCGACACCGTCCCGCTGCCCCGGCTGACCGCGTCCACACAATTCTCGGAACCGGCAGAACCTTTGGCGCCCGCTCAGCGTCCTGTGAGGTGAGGACGGCAGGACGGAGTGCAGATGGCGGCAACGGGGAGTCGTGACGACGACTTCACGGCGTTCGTGCTGGCCAGATCCGCGCGGTTGGTGCACTTCGCGCGGGTGCTCTGTGGTGATGCGGGCCTCGCGGAGGATCTGGTGCAGACCGCGCTGGAGAAGGCGTACCTGCGCTGGGACCGGATCGAGATGGCCGACCCGTTCGCGTACGTCCGGCAGGCGGTGGTCAACCAGCACCTGTCCTGGGTACGGCGCCGGCCGTGGCGTGAGCGTCCCAGCGGCGACGCGTCGGAGATCGAGCTGTACGTCGAATCGGTGGAGTCCGATCAGTCCAGCGCGGTCCACTGGCGAGTCGCGGTCGGGGCCGCGCTCGCCACGCTGAGCCGGCGCGAGCGAGCAGTCGTCGTACTGCGGTACGTCGAGGACCTGACCGAACGGGAGACCGCTGCGGTCCTCGGGGTGGCGATCGGGACGGTGAAGAGCGCGAATGCGCGAGCCCTGGACAAGCTGCGGGCCGCGCCCGAGCTGAGCGGTGTGGGGGAGCGATCATGAACGACGAGCGCGGGACGCCCGCTGAGGAGCAGCTCCGGGTCGTGCTGGCACCGGACGATTCCATCGCGCCCCTCGATCCGGCGCTGGTGATTGCCGGTGCGCGTCGGCGGCGGGTCCGGGGGCGGGTCGCTGCGGCTGGGGCTTCGGCTGCGGTCGTCGCTGTGGTTGCGGTCGCGGGAATCGCGGGCAGTGGTCAGCTGCGCGGCGACGTACCTCAGCCTGCGAACCCTGGTCCGTCGGCGCCTGTCCGGCCGACGACTCCATCTCCGACTCGCATGACGCCGTCTATGCCAACGCCGACGCCGACAGAGCCGCCTACTGTGCCTGGGACTGTGCCTGGTGGGACGCCGACTGCGCGGCCTACTAGTACTCCGACCTCGACGTCGCCCGTGCGGCCGCCTCGGCGTACGCCGTCAGGGTTGCCTACCCCGTCCAGCCCGCCGACTCGCACCCCGAGCTGACGCCGGCAGAACCTTTTGGCTACCCGGCTGCGTCCTTCAGCCCGACCGAACATCAAAAGGTGCGGAGGGCAACAATGGACGAGGTAGGCCGGAAGCGGCGGATGACCCGGATACTGCTGGGCGGGCTCGCCGCCGCGGCGGTGGTCGGCGTCGCAGTCGCCGGTACGGCGATGGCGCGCAGCGGCAACTCGGCCGCCGACACAGTCGCCCAAGGCGGACCGACCGCCGCAACCCCCTCCGAACTAACCCCAACCGCCACCCCAAGCGCGGCTGCGACCCCGACCCGCTCGCCATCGGCACGGCCGGTTCCCCCGACCCTCCCACCAACCCCATCCCCCACCTGCCGCCCAACCACAGCCCCAACCCGCCCACCAACGGCAACCCCGAGCCAACCGACCGCGACGCCGACCCGTCGAGCGGTCCCCACCCCGACCCGCCCGCCGACGGCGACCCCGAGCCTGCCGCCGACGGTTGCGACGCCGAGGGAAGCTTCGTGTGCGACGCCGACGGCCTCGCCGAGCCGTCCGCCTGAGCCGCGGGCGACTCCGACGCGGTCGCCGCGGGCGGTGCGGCCGACGCCGACTGTGCCGGGTACGCCGTCTGTCGCGCCGACCAGGACACCTGAGCCGCGGGCGACCCCGACGCAGCCGCCGACCGTCCCGTCACGCGGGAAGTAGAGGGCGGACCTCAGCCACTCACCAAGGGGACGGCCGCACGCCCACCGAGCAGTCGGTGAGCGTGCGGCCGTGGTGTTGGTGAGTGGCGCAGGTTCAGCAGGCGCCGAAGCTCCCCGCCGACACCCACGCCTTCGCGACGTACATGCCGGCGTTCACCCGCAGCCACACATTGCTCGTGCCCTGCGACCCGGTAACGCTCTGCCCAGTGGTTTGGCACTCGACAGTGACCTGCGCCGACTTGCCGGCCATCCCGACGACCGCACCGGTCGAGTTCGGCGCATTCCGCACGTTCAGGTACCCGGACGAGATCGACACCGTCCCGCGCCCGCCATCGCCGGTCCACAGGTACGTGACGTCGACCCACGAGTTGTCGGCCAGCTTGAGCGCGTCCCAGAACACGCCGTCCGCGAGGTCGATCCCCGCCGGGTTGGCGACCGTTCGGCCGAACTGGTCCTTCCCGCCGTTGTACCCGCTCTGGTACGCCGCCTGCGCCTCGGGCTTGCCCTGCGGCAGGTCCTTCCACATCTCGCGGGTCGCGCTCGGGTTCCAGTAGTCGTCCTTGGTGTTCCACGGGCCGACGTCCCACACCGGCTCGAACGCGCAGCGCGAGGCGGTGCAGACCTTCACCGAGTACGTGCCGGATCCGGCGCTGGACAGGCCGCGTCGTGACGGCAGGGCGACGAAGTGGTCCCGGCTCACGATCACGTGGCCGTTGGCCGTCGTACCGCCGACCAGGCCTTCGCGCGTGGCGAAGACGTGCGACTTGAGCGGCGCAGCTTGGACCGTCATCCGCGGTACGGCGGCCTGGTCCGTGGGCTGCACGGTGAGGTCGCCGACCCACGGGCTCGTGCCGGTCGAGGGTGCGCTGACGATGATCCGGACCTGGACCTGGTCGCTCGCACCCGGCAGCGCGGTCGGCGTACCGGCCTTGACCGCCGTCCACTCCGACCACCTGTTGTTGACCCACGACCGTACGTCGACTTCCGCCGACGAACCGTCCGGCGTACCCGAGGTGTAGCCGACGACAACGGCGGACGTGGGATCCGCGAACCGGACCGGCGTGAGTTCGGCCAGGCCGGAACGCTGCTTGATCTCGGTCGACCCGATCGCGGCCGGGGCGTCGCCGAGGACG
This Kribbella sp. NBC_00482 DNA region includes the following protein-coding sequences:
- a CDS encoding L,D-transpeptidase family protein; this translates as MRILPKLGLATAAITLVALGTTVPAEAITVSQVKAAQTRLNKLGCTSGPSDGKIGAMTQAATVRFQSANVLSQTGTLNSTTYARLMASTAKRCDVRPVPGRSGTGRRIVISQTQNWVWLIDARGKVVRQGGIIDNPTYLKAGTYTSGSKCGRAARVLRNTDGGRLYLNHFVRFAPCGVGFHQIPTYKSNGQQIHADWLLGTNYRASHGCIRVSASMSVAIWSFAADATRVVVMR
- a CDS encoding helicase HerA-like domain-containing protein, whose protein sequence is MAEKADVVETVKQGYAFEGAALELGALLVDGEPKPEAAVRIPLGMMNRHGLVAGATGTGKTKTLQLMAEQLSAAGVAVFAADIKGDLSGVSQPGEGNDKLLARTKSIGQEWVGTGFPTEFYALGGQGAGVPIRATITSFGPVLLSKVLGLNDVQESSLGLIFHYADKAGLTLLDLKDLRAVITHLTSDEGKGDLKDLGGLSAATAGVILRSLIGFADQGAEAFFGEPEFDTADLLQQRDGKGVISLLELPNLQDRPALFSTFLMWLLADLFHDLPEVGDVDKPKLVFFFDEAHLLFNDASKAFLDSIAQTVRLIRSKGVGVFFVTQTPKDVPDDVLAQLGSRVQHQLRAHTPNDAKALKATVSTFPSSSYDLGEVLTQLGIGEAIVTVMNEKGAPTPVAWTRLRAPQSLMAPASAEQLTATVQASANNAKYSQTLDRESAYEVLAAKVQAGAAQAEAEKQQQEQAKPQEEPRPRAQKQEKSMVEQVVGSSAFKQFARTAGREIVRGLFGAARRRR
- a CDS encoding GGDEF domain-containing protein; its protein translation is MVAQSRRAIRSWALWTLTVPAFAVVVLVDLAAIGYGAHAFTDRPSWRGLDVVFALTVSALISVEGARRVESRRRRGGALHKDFAPAWMIAAALILHPALAILVAVLLRIWWRIRAGKCIPYRWAFSTAVHVLAVGAAHAVFVSARGLTGDSGLGLVVAMVCGAVAYVVTDTLLCGLAISLIIPGSNRRETVGGLDDLCTDATAATFGCLLAAACLIGPWFAFVAIPITLTAQRALLLGQLETEAQTDPKTSLTRVDWWRRRTEQMLRTSRNQHETMAVLLIDIDHFKLVNDRHGHLVGDEALRAVATILRSAIRAKDVIGRFGGEEFVIALPDTGLDEATVTADRLRNAVANSPLAAMCAGVLDDPDLDPDTFHLTVSIGVAVYPTDGATVDDLLLRADRAMYAAKAAGRNRVRLAADTVPLPRLTASTQFSEPAEPLAPAQRPVR
- a CDS encoding SigE family RNA polymerase sigma factor, which translates into the protein MAATGSRDDDFTAFVLARSARLVHFARVLCGDAGLAEDLVQTALEKAYLRWDRIEMADPFAYVRQAVVNQHLSWVRRRPWRERPSGDASEIELYVESVESDQSSAVHWRVAVGAALATLSRRERAVVVLRYVEDLTERETAAVLGVAIGTVKSANARALDKLRAAPELSGVGERS